The proteins below come from a single Burkholderiales bacterium genomic window:
- a CDS encoding M64 family metallopeptidase has protein sequence MTITRRRVLASAAAASASLWLASCKRATGPTAQHTDRGLRIDLRHVVQDGDERFELVELRREPAPPSGGLDTPDWGDYALTLTDTATDAPLVRVALDSNLDPDRAPAVSTLCVRCVLPAAAFTITVEKRRPGGVLQPLYTRGADASLVHDAEPPRVLVDTLVRNGDARDHVDIAIVGDGYAAGERAKFAADAKRAAGYLFSVEPYKSRIRDFNVHAIFAESAESGVSDAYNGTRAASAFGTAYGSGAGERTLSVGDERKLRDAAAAVPYDVLLVLANSRRYGGSAYFGGPAVVAIDSAAARYLVLHESAHAIAGLAEEYYIPSADGPVYRGNVEPWQPNVTTSLETTKWAAPQRAPSRWNKARYERYFGGYVKRYEALRAGGADEYRIEKLMREVAPRQAVLLGRSREVGFFEGANGYAQGFYRPEADCIMFSLQTDYYCAACTAAISRAIDARLPKR, from the coding sequence ATGACGATCACGCGTCGCCGCGTATTGGCGTCGGCAGCGGCGGCGAGCGCATCGCTGTGGCTGGCATCGTGCAAGCGTGCGACCGGTCCGACGGCGCAGCACACCGATCGCGGTCTGCGCATCGATCTGCGCCACGTCGTGCAGGACGGCGATGAGCGCTTCGAGCTCGTCGAGCTCAGGCGCGAGCCCGCGCCGCCGAGCGGCGGCCTGGACACCCCCGACTGGGGCGATTACGCGCTCACCCTGACCGATACCGCGACCGATGCGCCGCTCGTTCGCGTAGCGCTGGACAGCAACCTCGACCCTGACCGCGCACCCGCGGTGTCCACGCTCTGCGTGCGCTGCGTACTGCCGGCCGCGGCCTTCACCATTACGGTCGAGAAACGCCGGCCCGGCGGCGTCCTGCAGCCGCTGTACACCCGCGGCGCCGATGCTTCCCTCGTGCACGATGCCGAGCCGCCGCGCGTGCTCGTCGATACGCTCGTGCGCAACGGAGACGCCCGCGACCACGTCGATATCGCCATCGTCGGCGACGGCTACGCCGCAGGCGAGCGCGCGAAGTTCGCCGCCGATGCGAAGCGCGCGGCGGGTTATCTTTTTTCGGTCGAGCCTTACAAGTCGCGCATCCGCGATTTCAACGTCCACGCGATCTTCGCGGAAAGCGCGGAGAGCGGCGTGAGCGACGCTTACAACGGCACGCGGGCGGCGAGCGCTTTCGGAACGGCGTACGGCAGCGGCGCCGGCGAGCGCACGCTGTCCGTCGGCGACGAGCGCAAGCTCCGCGATGCCGCAGCGGCGGTCCCGTACGACGTGCTGCTGGTGCTCGCCAATTCGCGGCGCTACGGCGGCAGCGCGTACTTCGGCGGCCCGGCGGTGGTCGCGATCGACAGCGCGGCGGCGCGCTACCTCGTGCTGCACGAATCGGCGCATGCGATCGCGGGCCTCGCCGAGGAGTACTACATCCCGAGCGCCGACGGCCCGGTCTATCGCGGCAACGTCGAGCCGTGGCAGCCGAACGTCACCACGTCGCTGGAAACCACGAAATGGGCGGCGCCGCAGCGCGCGCCGTCGCGCTGGAACAAGGCGCGCTACGAGCGCTATTTCGGCGGCTACGTGAAACGCTACGAAGCGCTGCGCGCCGGCGGCGCCGACGAATACAGGATCGAGAAGCTCATGCGAGAGGTCGCGCCGCGGCAGGCGGTGCTCCTCGGCCGCAGCCGCGAGGTCGGGTTCTTCGAAGGCGCGAACGGCTACGCGCAGGGTTTTTACCGCCCGGAAGCCGACTGCATCATGTTCTCGCTCCAGACCGACTACTATTGCGCCGCGTGCACCGCCGCGATCTCGCGCGCGATCGACGCCCGCCTGCCGAAACGCTGA
- a CDS encoding tripartite tricarboxylate transporter substrate binding protein codes for MKTVRGVALLCLAALASPAAAQKYPDKSIRMIVAFPTGSPQILALLLSDKLRDSMGQSVVPDFRGGAGGNLASELAAKAPADGYTLLLTSGTIAISPSLFSKLAYDTFRDFAPITRLASVPNVMVVHPSVPAHDLKELAALAKSHPGKLNFGSGGLGSGSQLGSELFKSLAKVKMTHVPYKGAALAMNAMLSGEVDMVVSTVPAAIPYVNNGRLRAIAMLAPERAPALPQVPTTAEGGMPQVVVITWYGTFAPAGVKPEIVERLNGEFAKALNAPDTRAKLANVGLEVATSSPADFAKFVRAEYEKWGKVIKDSGIKAEAER; via the coding sequence ATGAAAACCGTACGAGGAGTCGCATTGCTCTGTCTTGCCGCGCTGGCATCGCCCGCGGCCGCACAAAAGTATCCGGACAAGAGCATCCGGATGATTGTAGCTTTCCCCACCGGTTCGCCGCAGATCCTCGCGCTGCTGCTGTCCGACAAGCTGCGAGATTCGATGGGGCAATCGGTCGTTCCCGATTTCAGAGGCGGCGCCGGCGGCAATCTCGCGTCCGAGCTCGCCGCAAAAGCGCCCGCGGACGGCTACACGCTGCTCCTCACGAGCGGCACCATCGCCATCAGCCCCAGCCTTTTCTCGAAGCTCGCCTACGACACGTTTCGCGATTTCGCGCCGATCACCCGGCTCGCGAGCGTTCCGAACGTCATGGTCGTGCATCCTTCCGTCCCCGCCCACGATCTGAAAGAGCTGGCGGCGCTCGCGAAGAGCCATCCGGGCAAGCTCAACTTCGGCTCGGGAGGCCTCGGCTCCGGCAGTCAGCTCGGCAGCGAGCTCTTCAAGTCGCTCGCCAAAGTGAAGATGACGCACGTGCCTTACAAGGGCGCGGCGCTCGCCATGAACGCGATGCTCTCGGGCGAAGTCGACATGGTCGTTTCCACCGTCCCGGCGGCGATTCCGTACGTGAACAACGGCCGGTTGCGGGCGATCGCGATGCTCGCACCGGAGCGCGCGCCGGCCCTGCCGCAGGTGCCCACGACCGCGGAGGGCGGCATGCCGCAGGTCGTCGTCATCACCTGGTACGGCACGTTCGCTCCCGCCGGCGTGAAGCCCGAGATCGTCGAGCGCCTGAACGGCGAATTCGCGAAAGCGCTGAACGCCCCGGATACCAGGGCGAAGCTCGCCAACGTCGGGCTCGAGGTGGCGACGAGCAGCCCCGCCGATTTCGCGAAGTTCGTGCGCGCGGAATACGAGAAGTGGGGCAAGGTGATCAAGGATTCGGGGATCAAGGCGGAGGCGGAGCGATAA
- a CDS encoding acyl-CoA dehydrogenase family protein yields MDFGLTAEQKHWRDKARAFALEEIRPIALQRDRIAAPRETWDWDLFRKGSALGFRTLAVPKEWGGPGTDFVTQGLVMAELAKGDSAISKAFSQNWKWSHQIAEFCSRDQKERFLKPFLADDTYTIGSGSTEPNAGSDNRYPPVDAPKSGWRLKAERHGDEWILNGEKTFIANGTVGKLFFVSTRTNPDVPIRDGTTVFLVPHDTPGFRVGKVFNKAGWRFYQNAELIFENARVPHVNVVGEVHNGVKVRSGASAEFGDFELAANALGVCDAACESAMQYSKQATRAGKRVYDHQLVQLKINEMYALTEALRSYVMRTAWEMDNHCQGANAVLVMNYSEDVIQRVTRLNLDIHAARGGTMDALADKLVRDAIIWTHLAGDNTQRLKSLRRM; encoded by the coding sequence ATGGATTTCGGGCTGACGGCGGAGCAGAAACATTGGCGCGACAAGGCGCGCGCTTTCGCGCTCGAGGAAATCCGACCGATCGCGTTGCAGCGCGACCGCATCGCCGCGCCGCGCGAGACCTGGGACTGGGACCTTTTCAGGAAAGGATCCGCGCTCGGTTTCCGCACGCTCGCGGTGCCGAAGGAGTGGGGCGGCCCCGGCACCGATTTCGTCACGCAGGGGCTCGTCATGGCCGAGCTCGCCAAAGGCGACAGCGCGATCTCCAAGGCATTCAGCCAGAACTGGAAGTGGAGCCACCAGATCGCCGAATTCTGCTCCAGGGACCAGAAGGAGCGCTTCCTCAAGCCGTTCCTCGCCGACGACACCTACACGATCGGTTCGGGAAGCACCGAGCCCAACGCGGGCTCTGATAACCGCTACCCGCCGGTCGATGCACCCAAATCGGGATGGCGCCTCAAAGCTGAACGTCATGGCGACGAGTGGATACTGAACGGCGAGAAGACGTTCATCGCCAACGGCACCGTCGGCAAGCTCTTCTTCGTGAGCACGCGCACCAACCCCGACGTGCCCATACGCGACGGCACCACGGTCTTCCTGGTGCCTCACGACACGCCCGGGTTTCGCGTCGGCAAGGTCTTCAACAAGGCGGGATGGCGCTTCTACCAAAACGCGGAGCTGATCTTCGAGAACGCGCGCGTGCCGCACGTCAACGTCGTCGGCGAAGTGCACAACGGGGTCAAGGTGAGGAGCGGTGCTTCGGCCGAGTTCGGCGATTTCGAGCTCGCGGCGAACGCGCTCGGCGTGTGCGATGCCGCGTGCGAGAGCGCGATGCAGTACTCGAAGCAAGCGACGCGCGCCGGCAAACGGGTGTACGACCATCAGCTCGTGCAGTTGAAGATCAACGAGATGTACGCGCTCACCGAAGCGCTGCGCTCGTACGTGATGCGGACCGCGTGGGAGATGGACAACCATTGCCAGGGCGCGAACGCGGTGCTCGTCATGAATTACTCGGAAGACGTGATACAGCGCGTGACCAGGCTCAACCTCGACATCCACGCGGCACGAGGCGGGACGATGGATGCGCTCGCGGACAAGCTGGTGCGTGACGCCATCATCTGGACTCATCTCGCCGGAGACAACACCCAGCGGTTGAAGTCGCTCAGACGGATGTAA